The stretch of DNA GGCCGAACAAACAGCTGACTGTCCCTGCTGCACAGTGCGGGTGGTGGGTGTGGGCATATTTGCAGTCCATTAAATCTCTCGACACACGACACTCGCAAGCAAAAGCAGCTTAACCCAAACATTGAAGGTCAGTTCACGCGGGACTGCGCTCCAAACAACTTTGTCGGATCGGATGGCAGCAGTAGACACAGGCGCAGGACAGGATATGGTCAATGggctgctgctattgttgttgttgtcaccCCGCTGTCACCCAGATACAGACACAAAACTTTTCTGAGTGCCCTAGTCCCAGCAAAAACAGTCCAGGGAGCGAACTCCCAGCATCCCATGCGAAAATATTGTGCTGAAAAGTGTGTGCAAATTGTGCTACAGATGTTTTTTGCATCCTACTGCATGGCCACGGGACTGACTGGATGGGAATTTGGCATTGGATttggcacaaacaaacagcgaCATTTGTTGGACGGGGGAGCGGGCAAGTCAACGAGGCAGTGAAGCGAAATTTGTAGAGTTGCATAattacacgcacacacccatgcccatgcccatgccccgtACCCaaaactgccactgccactgcctatggctgccactgccgctggccatGGAACTGTTGGGCGTTGTTGCGGTTTGATGTGGCCGCTCCTCGGTGCactttgcttgctgctgcagccatgGAAACGTGTCGCACCTGTGCGATTTCCATGTTTGTTTGCGATTTcgaaaatggcagcaacaattttctgGACCTCTTCCATCCCACATGCTGGCAGAGTGAAATGGCCCAAATACGATTGGAGTTTGTCCACTGGAATTTAAAGGTACgtaatgtaaatatgtacatgcatacatacgtatgtacatatgtacatatgtaatgtaCATCGTGGAGTTGGCAAACTGCACATTACTCAATTTCCAACCAAAGTGAAAGTCTGCATGCAATGGAAAACTGCATTGAGTTGAGCTTTGGGATCTGATTACAGTTACCCAAGGGGTCTTTGAACTTTGAAAAGTGTTTTCAGCAAAGAcatgacacatacatatgtacatacatacatctgtactatcctttggggttttttttatagatGTTTATAAGCAAAAGAAGGACTTACACTGTAGcttaaaattgtatattttatttcaatatttagtTCCCAAATCCTTATTTCTTTCTGCACAACCTGCTATAATCGAATTCCAACTATAAGAAATTTgagttttaattattgttttcccCAAATAAATTCTTGCAGATTTCACCGAATGATGGATTGCCACAGAAAATATGCAGCGACTGTTTTACCAAGTTCTGCTCCATCTACACATTTCGACTGGGCTGCCAGGAAGCGCAGCTGAAGTTGTCCAATATTTATGACAAAATCGATGCCAGCAGCTTGGAGGATGAGCACCAGGAAGAGGAAGAAGCGGTTGTTGtgccagaaacaacaacaacaacaacgatggTTTCAAATGAAACTCAACCAaacactgccaccgccaccccaATAGAGTTTTTTGTGGAAACCATAGGCCAAAACGATGAATCTCAGCCACCATACCAGGATGATCATGACGATGATGACAATGCCACTCAGGAACTGACCATTAGCTATGCCTGTAAGTACTGCTTCAAGCCGCAGGAGAActaccagctgcagcaactgctCCTGGAGCACATCAATGCCAGCCACGATCCAGAGCAGCCGTACAACTGCCCGGAGTGTGAGGAGTGCTTCCAGGATGCAGCCTCCCGGACTGTGCACATCAAGAGCTGTCACGTGGAGAAGCAGTTCAAGTGCGAGGTGTGCGGCAAGAAGTACAGCGATCGCCACAATCTGCGCCACCACATCGAGAAGTATCACTCGGAGACGGACTTTGAGTGCAGCATGTGCGAGAAGCGCTTCTTCACGCGCAAAAGCCTCAACTATCACATGAAGTGGCACAATCCAGAGCGGCAGCTCAAGTGCCGGCAGACCGGCTGCGAGCGTTTGTTCATCAATCAGCGGCATCTGAAATGCCACGAGGCCACCCACACGGGCGCCAGTGCCAGAAAGAGCGAACACTGTGGCCTCTGTGGTAAAAGTAAGCATCCACCTTTGCTGACTGTGTTTCGTACCACTAAAAAAGTATATCTCTTCATAGCTTTCATACACCTAAAGACGCTACGATGGCACATCTACAGACAGCATGGCGGGGAGAAGCCATACAAATGTGCCAACTGCACGGAGGGTAAGTGGAGAGAGGAGCGATTGGATGCAGGAGAGATATAGGACAAGAAACATTCAACATTAATCATAACAATTTGTCGCATCATCGAACATTCTCACATACAAACCGGCGCTTTAAGATCATAGAACTACCAACTGTGGCCAGCAACCCAACTGCTTCCTATACATAGacagtgtgtgcgtgtgtgtgtgtgtctgttagTCAAGTCTGAAGCAACGGTAAACATACAGGCTAAATCAGCTGTTTCTGTataccttttgttttttagccAAAAGCATGCAATCAACAACGTTTTGTACTTTCATTAGAACTTTTTAAAccaccaaaccaaaaaaacaaaatgcaaaccaaaCCCAAGTCCAACCACAACCAAGTACGTAAACCCCTCGGAGAGCAGCATGCATCGTGACACCCAATCACTAACCATTAGTTACCATCCAAAACCCATGGCTATTCCCTATTAATAATCTGCCACCCACCTACGCAGTGTTCGCTTCGTATGCGGAGAAAAGGATACACATGCTGGAGCGGCACAGGGAGAATCTAACGCCCATTGAGCGCAGCGAGTGCATGTTGTGCCGCCAGCCCTTTGGCACCGAACAGGATCTCATACATCACATGTCCGTGGATCATTTGCAGCGAGCGGCGAGTGCGCCAGTGATTGCCAACAACAAGCgggtgctgcagcagaagcgggAGCGCCAGTATTCGGGGCTCTTTCAGTGCGACAGCTGCACCCAGAGATTCAATATGAAGTCGGCCCTGGATCGGCATGCTGCCGTGCACTCGGAGAAGGACAGGCCGCATGCCTGTCCGCACTGCTCAAAGCGTTTCAAACGGGCCCAGGACATGAAGTGGCACATAAAGACGcacgagaaggagaagcccaatgtgtgtgatgtgtgtggcaaggcCTTTGCCTTGAAGTATGTCCTCACACAGCACAGGCTCAGCCATGAAGGTGGGATAATTGAAGCAATTCTAATTGCAGTCTGCCAaccaatttgttttcttttctctgaCAGTTTTGGAGAAGAACTTTAAGTGCAACATTTGCGGTCGTTCGTATCTATTTGAAAAGTCTCTGCGACTCCATCAACGCGTCCACACGGGCAACACCTACTACAAGTGCGATCTGTGCCAGGAACGCTTCGTAACGCACATTAAGttgaaaagtatttaaaataccATCTCGGATGGGGATTCGATTCTTAAAATATCCTTTTGTTTCAGCTCATATGCAGAAGTCGCATGCACACGCCTCTGAGACGCCCTCACCGGACTCCCTCGATGATTTGATAAATATTGTGATTTCATAACCAAGTGGAACAGAGcaagaaagcaaagaagagaagTTGTAGCCaagcacaaacagagagacagagagagagcgtagcTCTCACTAACTACTACTACTAAACTGACTAACTACCAAAAACCAAGCTACTAAAACCATACCCTCCATTCAACCTTATCATTAGACCACATGCGGGCACAGGAAACCGCTGAGTCGCAGAACGGAACAGGGCTGAAAGCTTTATACTCATTAGGCAAATGATGATACACTCTTCAACTATATCTTTCTTCCTTCTTAAATCCCTGTAACCAAACGCACTTTTGCTGTCTCTCATAGATACATTTATGACTTATCTCTCACTAGTTGAAGCACATGACCATTGACGACCATTT from Drosophila subobscura isolate 14011-0131.10 chromosome O, UCBerk_Dsub_1.0, whole genome shotgun sequence encodes:
- the LOC117896409 gene encoding zinc finger protein 2 → METCRTCAISMFVCDFENGSNNFLDLFHPTCWQSEMAQIRLEFVHWNLKISPNDGLPQKICSDCFTKFCSIYTFRLGCQEAQLKLSNIYDKIDASSLEDEHQEEEEAVVVPETTTTTTMVSNETQPNTATATPIEFFVETIGQNDESQPPYQDDHDDDDNATQELTISYACKYCFKPQENYQLQQLLLEHINASHDPEQPYNCPECEECFQDAASRTVHIKSCHVEKQFKCEVCGKKYSDRHNLRHHIEKYHSETDFECSMCEKRFFTRKSLNYHMKWHNPERQLKCRQTGCERLFINQRHLKCHEATHTGASARKSEHCGLCGKTFIHLKTLRWHIYRQHGGEKPYKCANCTEVFASYAEKRIHMLERHRENLTPIERSECMLCRQPFGTEQDLIHHMSVDHLQRAASAPVIANNKRVLQQKRERQYSGLFQCDSCTQRFNMKSALDRHAAVHSEKDRPHACPHCSKRFKRAQDMKWHIKTHEKEKPNVCDVCGKAFALKYVLTQHRLSHEVLEKNFKCNICGRSYLFEKSLRLHQRVHTGNTYYKCDLCQERFVTHIKLKTHMQKSHAHASETPSPDSLDDLINIVIS